GACGTCGGGCAGGGCCCGCCGAATCAACAGGAGTACGGTCCATGATCAGGATCATCGTCGCCGACGATCACCCCATCGTTCTGGCGGGAATCAGCCGTGAAATCGTCCAGTACCCCGGGTTCGAGCTGGTCGGCGAGGCGAGCAACTCAACCGAGCTGATGCAGTTGCTGGATGGCGGCGTGTGCGACGTGCTGGTTACCGACTATTCGATGCCCGGCGGCAAGTTCGGCGATGGTCTGCCGATGCTGCAATTGCTGCGTCGCCGCTTTCCTGATCTGCGCATCGTCGTGATGACCATGCTCGACAACCCGGCGCTGATCCGCAATATGCAAAAGGCCGGCATGAACGCGATTCTCAACAAGAGCGACAAGGTCAGCCACGTCGCCGCGGCGATCAGTGCCGTCCATCTGGGCGGTGACTACCTGCCGCTGTCGGTCCGCCACCTGTTGCAGGCCGCCGTGCCGGATCTGGTCGAGCAGCGGCTGTCCAAGCGCGAGCTCGAAGTGCTGCGGCAATGTGCATCCGGCATGGCTATTGTCGAAATCGCCCGTCTGGCCAACCGCAGCACCAAGACCATCAGCACCCAGAAAACCGTCGCCATGCGCAAGCTGGGGCTGGAGAACGACCACGACATCTTCCAGTACGCGGTCTCGACCGGGCTGATCAGCCCGGCCTGCTGACCGCCGTAGACCCGCCGATCCAGATCTGCCCCTGTCCGCGATTGACGAACCGGTTTGGCGCCGCTGCGCTTGGGCCCGGCCGTTGCTGGGCCGGATGACCGGGGTTGCGCGTCGTTTCAGGGGTTGTTCGAGCTGTTCCAGCGATGCCGGAAAGGCATCCGGCCTTCCCGATGTAATGGCGTCGTGCAGTACCGGCGATTTTAAGGTATCGCCGATTCGATATCGAGGCGTACACGGCAATAATGGCGCCACCTGAAGAAACAAGCCGGATTCGACGATTCAAGCGGTGTTTTGCAGATGGTGTTGAGAATGGTTTTGTGGATGCAGAGGAATGGGTGGGCGTCGATTGCTGATTGTTATTGGCTATCCGTCAATACCCGGATGAGTGAATTGATTTTGGAGAAATGAGCATGATGAAGAAAATGATTGCCGGTCTGGTGGTCGGTCTGGGTCTGGCTGCCGGCGCGCAAGCGGCCGACGGCACCATTACTTTCAATGGTGAGGTTACCGCACAGACCTGCACGATCAACGGCAATGGTTCTGGCGCCAAGGACTTCACCGTCACGCTGCCGACCGTATCGGCCAGTGCGCTGGCCAGCGCCGGCGAGGTTGCCGGCCGTACGCCGTTCACGATCGCCCTGTCGGCATGCACGCCGAACAGTGGCACCGTTCACACCTATTTCGAGCCGGGCCCGACCGTCAATGCGGCGACCGGTCGTCTGATCGTTGCGGCCGGTGGCGCAAGCAATGTCGAACTCGGCCTGCTGAACGGCGATTACACCCGAATCCAGCTGGGTGCTGCCGATGCGGCCCAGAACTCGAAGTCGACCGCGCTGGCTGCAGGTGCTGCAACGCTGGCCTATGCCGTTCAGTATGAAGCAACCGGTGTTGCCGGTGCGGGTGCTGCCAATTCGTCGGTGATGTACAGCATCGTTTATCAGTAAGCTGCAATTCGGTCCTGGATTGACCTGATCGGAAACTGATAAGGCGGGATTCGACCGAAACCCGCCTTTTCTGAGTTGAATGCAAATGCGGAATGGGTAGGCAATGGGTACGAGTAAAATCATCAACCGCTTCTTGGCAGTTGGCTTGCTGATTTGGGGCATGACGCAGGCTGCGCAGGCTTCGGTGGTGCTTGCCGGCACGCGGGTCGTTTACAACGCAGCGGAGCCCGAAGCGACGCTCAGGCTGAGCAACGAGGGCAAATCCCCGGCGCTTGTCCAAGCCTGGATCGACGACGGCAATGCCAAGGCCAACCCGGAGGCGCTGGATGTGCCGTTCACGATTGCGCCGCCCGTTGCGCGTATCGACCCGGGCAAGGCGCAGACCTTGCGGATCAGCTATACCGGCGAGCCACTGCCGCAGGACAGGGAATCGGTCTTCTGGCTGAACGTGCTCGAAATCCCCCCCAAGGCCGCGCCGGACGAGGAGGGCGCCAACAAGCTGCAACTGGCGTTCCGGAGCCGGATCAAGTTGTTCTTTCGCCCGGCCGGATTGAAGGGGCGTGCCGAAGAGGCGCCCGCGCAGCTCGGCTGGCGGCTGGTCCAGGCCAAGGGACATCCGGCAGTCGAAGTCAGTAACCCCACGCCATACAACGTCACGCTGGCGTCGTTCGATGTGGTTTCAGTGGGGAAGAAGGCCGAAAGCGAGGAGAGCGCGATGGTCAGGCCCGGCGAAAAGCGTTTGATGCCGCTCAAGGGGAATGTCCCGGCCGGCGAAACGAGCAAGGTGATCTACCGCTTCATCAACGACTACGGTGGCGAAACCACCGGTGAAGCACCACTTCAGGCGCCGCAATAACGACAGGTCTGCCGGCCGATCCGGCTGGCGGTGAACAAGCCGCCAACTGACCGCATCCCATCAGTGCTATCCGCCCGGGCCGCACGCCGCCAGCGGCGGTGATCGGGGACGGCTTGCCTGAAGAAACCGGAATACCGTCATGACACGCAATGCCCGACAACCTGAACCGTCCATCCGCCGCTTGCGGCCGGTCAGCGCGGTGATTCTGCTGCTCTTTGCTGCCCCCGGCAGTTACGGCGCCGTGGCGATCGCCAGCGCCGCACCGCGCGAGGTTGAATTCAACGAGTCCTTTCTGCAACGCGGCGGCCGGTCGATCGACATCAGCCGCTTCAACAAGGGCAGCGCCGCGCTGCCCGGCGATTACCGCGTCGGTCTCTACGTCAACGAGGTCTGGCAAGGGCAAGGCCGGGTCAGCCTGCGCGACATCGAAGCCGGCTCCGGCAATGTGCAGCCGTGCTTCGACCGCGACTTGCTGGCCCGGATCGGTGTCGATCTCGTCAAGCTCAGTCCGGAAGCCGTTGCGTGGCTGGATGCCGGCGCTGGCGCCTGCCTGACCCTTAGCGAGCTGGTGCCCGATGCGATCGCCACCTTCGATGTCGGCGAGCAGCGGCTGGACATCAGCCTGCCCCAGGCCATGCTGAACAAGCAGGCGCGCGGTTATGTCGATCCGAAATACTGGGACGACGGGGTGCCGGCGGCAATGCTCAGATACAACGCCAACGTTTTCCGCTCCGAAAGCGGCAGTACGTCGTCGACGCAGAGCTATCTGGGCGTGAATGCGGGCCTGAATGCCGGCCCCTGGCGCTTGCGCTATAGCGGTAACCTGACGCACAACGACGAGACCGGCACCCGCTACCAGAACCTGCAGACCTATCTGCAACGCAGCATCGAGCCGATCAAGAGCCAGCTGACGCTGGGCGATGCGTATACCGATGGCAATGTGTTCGACAGCTTCGGCCTGCGCGGTGCCATGCTGGCCAGCGACGACCGGATGTACCCGGAGTCGATGCGCGGTTATGCACCGACCGTGCGCGGCATTGCCAGTACCAATGCCAAGGTGCAGGTCCGCCAGAACGGCAACATCATCTACGAAACCAATGTTGCGCCGGGCGCGTTCGAGATCAACGACCTGTATCCGACCGGTTATGGCGGCAACCTCGACGTGATCGTGACCGAGGCCGACGGCAGTGTGCATGTTTCGACTGTGCCGTATGCGGCGCCGGTGAACGCACTGCGCCCGGGCATGAACAAGTACAGCTTCGGCATCGGCCAGTACCGCGATGACGGTATCCACCTCAAGCCCTTCGTATCGCAGGCGGCATTCCAGAGCGGCATCAGCAATCTGCTGACGGTGTACGGCGGCGCGATCTTCGCCAACAGCTATCTGTCCGGCGCGCTCGGGGTGGCACTGAACACCGACTATGGCGCATTTGGCTTCGATGCTACGCTGGCCAAGGCCGGCTTCGACAGCCTGCCGGACCGCGACGGCCAGAGCTTCCGGCTCAGTTACACCAAGCAGTTCGCCCCGACCAACACCAATATCGCGCTGGCGGCCTACCGCTACTCGACCAGCGGCTTCCTCAGCCTGGGCGACGCGATGCGCCTGCGCGACCTCGATGATCGCGGCCTCGCCGCCAGCATGCCGGGTACGCAGCGTGGCCGGCTGCAGGCGACGATCAATCAGGCGCTGGGCGAGCGCTACGGCAGCCTTTACCTGAGCGGATCGGTGCAGGATTACTGGAACCGCAGCGGCACCGATACCCAGTACTCGGCTGGTTACAACAACAGCTACCGGAGAATCAACTACGGCCTGTCCGCCAACCGCCAGTACGACGTCAATACCGGCAAGTGGGACAACCGCTTCATGCTCAATATCGGCATTCCACTCGGGAGCGGCGCGCAGGTGCCGTATTCGATGACGACCTACCAGCACGACAGCAGGGACGGCAGTAACAGCATTCAGGAGTCGATCTCGGGTGCGATCGGTGCCGATGGGGCTCTGACGTATGGCCTGAACGCCGGCCGTAGCACCGGCAATGGCGGCAGCAACAGCGTCGGCGCCAATGTCGGCTATGCCGCACCGTTCGCGTCGCTCAGCGCCAGTGCCAGCCGCAGCAACAGCTACACGCAAACCGGCGCCGGCTTGTCGGGGGGCATCGTTGCCTATCCAGGGGGGATTGCGTTCACCCCGAACCTGAGCGACACCATCGCCATCGTCGAGGCCGACGGGGCTGGGGGCGCGCGCGTCACCAACGCCAGCGGCCTGCGCATTGATGCGTGGGGGCACGCGGTTGTCTCGGGCCTGCGGCCGTTCGAGCGCAATGACATCGAAATCGACCCGAAGGGCCTGCCGATGAGCGTGCAGCTCAAGTCCACCCAGCAGGCAGCGGCGCCGACGGCCGGCGCCGTGGTCCGGGTCAGGTTCGAGACCGAAAGCGGTGGACGTGCGGTGGTGCTGCGGGCGCATCTCGGCGATGGCAAACCGCTGCCATTCGGTGCAGAGGTGTTCGATGGTGAAGGCCACAGCGTCGGGGTCGTGGCTCAAGCGAGCCGTATCGTTGCACACAAGATCGGCGCCGATACGGGGGAGCTGACGGTGAAGTGGGGGGGCGGTCAGCAGTGCAAACTCGGCTACCAGCTGCCGACGACGCTGGATGGCAAGGCAGCACCGTACTACCTGACCGATTCGGCGTGCATTTGAATTGCGCTGCGTACCGAGTCCGGTTCGAGTGCAGGATGAAGCAGAATCATCTGGATGTCACGAATGCAACGAAACAAGAGGCTAATTATTATGAGTGTGTGTATCACTGTTCCAATAAAAAAAATAATCGTCCAGTTGTTTGTCGTGTTTGGGTTGCTTCCTATGGGCGCACAAGCTGCTTGTTCCTATATCGTCGGCGGGCCGGCAGTGATCAATTTCCAGGTGCCGGACATGATCATGGTTCCGCGTGACTTACCGAATGGAACAACGCTTTACTCTTCTCCAATGCAGGATCCGCCATTTCAGGTCTCATTGACATGCAGTACCGGTTATTACGGAGTTGTGAACAAGGCCGGATCCCAGTCTGCATTGGAGGAGGTGCTGTTTCCCATTGGATCGACCGGTGTGTCGTTTCGCTACAAATACTACAGCGGTACCGGCAATTATTTCTTAAAAAGATACGGCGTGCACGTATATCCACAGGGCGAGTCAACAGGGTTTGGTGGTACCAAGCACGGGTTTGATCTGGTTAAAACCGGGCCTGTGGCTGCGGATGCATCGGTGCCCGGTGGCAGCATGGCGTCTTTTACCCTTAGTGACAATCTGGATGCTATCACGCTTTCCCTCGGCAATTCGATCAATTTTGGCTCGCTGTCATGCACGACGCCCGATCCTGAGGTCAAACTTGGTTCGCATGTGCAGTCTGAATTCAAGATCAGCAATGTTTCTTCTGAGGTTTCATTTGAAATTTCGCTAATTTTATGTCCGGCTGGCATGAATTTGATCAAGTATCAGATCGATGCGGTGACCAATGTCATCGATTCGGGCAATTCGGTCGTGGCGCTTGACGCTGCGTCGACGGCAACGGGGCTTGGCGTACAGTTGCTCGATGATAGCAGCGTGCCGTTTCCGCTCGGCGTCGCCCGAACAATGGGCAGTTACAGCACAGCTACAGGTGGCAGCTACACGATTCCGCTGAAGGCGCGTTATTACAAGACCGCGGCCAATGTCGGGCCGGGCAGTGCCAATAGCTCGATGACTTTCACGATGACTTATCAATGACATCGCCGGATTCATGTGCTGTTCCTCTCTTGCGCCCTCTCCGCAGGGCGTTTTTTGCGACATGGTGGCGAAGGGGACTGGCTTTTTAGGGTTTCGCCGATTAAGAATTTTCCGAATGGCTGTCAGTATCGACAGCGTATCGGGCGCCGTGCTTGACGGCGTTCCGCATCCGCCTGCCGAAGCGATTCATGATTCAGACCCTCACCGTATTTGCCAACCGCCATCCCCTCGCCAAGCGCTTGCTGCTGAGCAAGCGCAGAACGCTCTCGTCGAGCGTGCGGCAACTGCGTTCGCTGGTGTGGTGGCTGACGGCCATGGTGGCGTTGTGGGCGCTGGTGGTGTGCGGCCTGATCGCCAGGCAGCAGGTCCGGCGGGTCGTTGAAATGCAGGCCATCCGGTTTGCCCAGCAGAGCCAGGCGACGGCCGATCGGCTGGGGGCGATGCAGCGGCTGGTCGATCATGCCGAAGCGGAAATGGCGCAACTGGCGGATCAGGACGCGCCGTCGGCCGGCCTTTCGCAGCCCGGCGAGGCGGTGGCAGGGCGGTACCGTGACGACCGGGCGCTGATCGTATCGGCCGCCGGCACCGTACTCCCCGAACGGACCGAGCTGGCCGCCTTGTCGGCACTGCTGGCTCACGGCTGGTACCTCAATGGCGGGCTGTACCAGTCGGCGCGCAACGCCTATGTCGTCGACCTGAAGTCGCCTGGCTTCCATCTGCTTCCACGCCGGCGTGGCGAGGCTCAGGCGCGGCTGACCGATTCGGCGTGGCACGCGCGTTATGTCTCGCAAGTGCTGGGCAGGTTCCGCCCGCCGGCGCTGCTGCGGCAGCTGTACGCCGATCCGGACGAGCCGGTTGTTCTGCCGCCGATGATTGATCCGATCAGCGGCAAGCAGGTGGTCAGCTACGTGAGGCTGGTGCAGCAACGCGGCAATCCGCTGGCGATCCTGGCAATCGATGTCCCGACGTCGGCGTTGCTGCCCGATGGTGTGTTGCTGTCCGGTTTCACCATCGAGGCGCCGGGTACCGGCCCGATTTCGTCCACCCCGTCCGGGCCGGATTTCCGCCGTGTGGTCTCGGCGCGGCTTGCAGCGGTCCAGACGATGGCCGGAGCGAGTTGGATTTACCTGGGCGGCTGGCGCTGGGGGCTGCTGTTCCAGTACGGCATCGGTGACTGGCAGATGCGCGCCATGGTACCGGCAGCAGCGGTCTGGGCGCAGGCTTGCCCGACCTTGCTGCCATTGCTGGCGGCGATGCTGGCAGGCGCCGTCATGCTGATCGGCTGGCTGCTCTGGCTGGACTGGCGCGTGCTGCGGCCAGGTTGTCGGCAGACGGGGCTGGTCCAGGACAGCGAAACGTACAACCGCGGCGTGGTACGGATTGCGCCGGTGGGCCTGATGACCGTCCGGCGTGAGGACGGCAAGATTCTCAAGGCCAACCAGACGGCGCGTGAACTGATCTGCAAGGTGGATGCTGCCGAAATTCACCGGCTGATCGGCCGCTGCCAGCGCGTGGCACCGGTCCGCTCTGGCGACGATGCGCCCGTCCGGTTCGAGATCGAGATGAGTTGTCCCGGCGGGGGATCCCGTTTCGTCCAGGTCGGTTTCGTCACCAGCCCTTATCTGGGGTTGCCGGCGCTGCTGTTGATGCTGAGCGACTGCAGCGAGGCGAGAATGTCCGAAGCGCGGCTCAAGCAGGCGGTCGCCGAGGCCGCCGAGGCCAATCGCGCCAAATCGGCCTTTCTGGCGACGATGAGCCACGAGATCCGTACGCCGCTCAACGGCATGCTCGGCGGAATCGAACTGCTGGACATGACCCGGCTGGACATGCAGCAGCGTGATCGGCTCGAGGTGATCAAGCGCTCGTCGCGCTCGCTGATCAACACGATCAACGATGTGCTCGATTTCAGCAAGATCGAGGCCGGCCAGATGGTGATCCGGCCGCAGCCTTGCAATGTGGTCGACATCGTTGAAGGCGTGGCGCGCAACTTTACCGATTCGGCCCTGGCCAAGCGGATCGACCTGTATTGCACGATCGACCCGGTGCTGCGCAGCGATGTCGTGCTCGATGGGGTCCGGCTCGAGCAGGTTCTCGGCAATCTGGTCAGCAACGCGGTCAAGTTCACCGACAACGGCAAGGTGATGATCAGCGTGGCGGTGCCGGACGGCGAGTCGTCGTGGCTGGACATCAAGGTCGTCGATACCGGCATCGGCATTGCCGAGGAAGACCAGAAGCGGCTGTTCGCACCGTTCATCCAGGCCGAGCAGTCGGATACCCGCCGTTACGGCGGCACGGGGCTGGGGCTGTCGATCTGCCGGCGCCTGCTGTCGCTGATGGGGGGGGAGATCCGCCTCGTCAGCGAGCCCGGCTTCGGCTCGTCGTTTCGCCTTACCGTGCCGTATGAGGAGGTCGTCGGTACGGCGAATGACAATTTTCCGATGCTGCTGCGCGGCGTGACGGTGAAGCTGGCGTTGTCGTCGCCGGAACTTCAGGGCGATCTGGCGCGCTGGTTGCGCTGGCACCACGCCCGTGTCATTGACAGCAGCGCGCCCGAGGGCGATGGAACGATCCTGGTGACCGACGCCCGTTTGCTTGCAGGCTATCCGAAGGCGGCGATTCTGCTCGGGCAGGGCGCCACCGGTCCACCCAAGGCCAAGGCGCGTTATGTCAGCTGGCTGAGTCGCGGTGCAATCGTTGACGCCGTGCTTCAGATCGCCGGCCGGGCACCGCAACGCGAGGAAAGGCCGGCGGCGCCGCTGCACCAGCTTGCCCGGCGGCAAAGGCGGATCCTGCTGGTCGAAGATCACCAGGTCAACCAGATCGTGATGCGCGGCCAGCTCGAATCGCTGGGGCAAGTCGTCGACGTCGTCGGCGACGGCATTGCCGCACTCGAACAGATTCACCAGGCCGACTACGACCTCGTCATCACCGACATCCAGATGCCGAAAATGGACGGCTACACGCTGGCGCGTGCGTTGCGGGCGCAAGGCATCGGGCTGCCCATCGTCGCGATCAGCGCGAACGCCTATCGGGACGAACGCGAGCAGGCCAGTAGCGCCGGCGTCGACCAGTTCCTGACCAAGCCGGTGCAGATCAGCGCCTTGCGGACCTTGCTCGATACGCTGCTGCCGTCGGCACCGGCCGCGCCACCGGCACCGAAGGCTGCCGGCCGCTTGTCTGCCGACGTGCTGGTCCGGACGCTGGAAGGTGATCTGGTGGTGCTGCAGGAGGCGTGGGCCAACGGCGATGCAACACAGCTGCGCCAGCGGGCCCATGCGCTGGCCGGTGCGCTGGCGGTGATCGGTTACGACGTCGAGGGCGAGCATTGCCGTGCACTGGAAAAGGCGCTGGCCACGACAAGCCTGGCCGACGTCGAGCCGGCTTGGCAGGAGCTGCAGGCAATGCTCGAGGATGTGCTGGCGCTGCTGCAGGTGGAGGCGGCAGACAGCGCCGCGTGACAGTCCGGCCGGCGTCGGTCTGAACGATGAACCAGTTGTTAAAAAGGGGGAAATGATGAACTTCAAGGTGGCCGTGATCGACGATCATCCGCTGATCGTCCATGGGGTATGCCAGGCGCTGGCTGACATGACCGGGGTCGAGGTCTGCAGCGTGGTCGGTAATTCGAGTGTGCTGGCCGGGCTGATCGAGCGCGAACGGCCGGAGCTGCTGATCTGTGATTTCTACATGCCGGGCGGTGCGCTTGGCGACGGGTTATCGCTGATCGCCTGGCTGCAGGCGCACCATCCGGCGCTGAAGCTCGTCATCCTGACGATGATGAGCAACCCGCCGCTGCTCGAAGGCATTCTGAACAGCGGTGTCCACGGGCTGCTGCTGAAAACCGGTGGGGACGGTGAAATCCGCTCGGCGGTGCAGGCGGTCGCGGCGGGGGGGCGGTACGTCGGCGAAGGTGTCTGGCAACTGCTGCAGGCGGCGCGGTTGTCGACCGGAGATTCGCCTGCCGACATCCTGAGTGCCAGGGAGCTGGAAGTGCTGCGTCTGTGTGTCAGCGGGCTCACGGTCTCGGAGATCGCGGCCTTGCTGCACCGAAGCGTCAAGACCATCAGCCACCAGAAGATCAGTGCGCAACAGAAGCTCGGCATCGCCAATCCGCGCGAGCTGTACGAGTACGCGCTGCATCACGGCATCCTGAACCGGCAGTGACCGCCGGGCCAGCGTGCCGATGGTGCCCGGCTGCGACCCGTCAATTTAAGGATTGTCCGATGCGTCTTTAGGGATCGTCCGATGTCCTCGTCATCGGCAATCGACGACGATGCCCTGCATCGAGTGGATCGGGGTTGGGAAAAACGTGCCGGTGGCGACGCCGCCCGGCCGGGCTTTCCGTAAACGGACAATGAATCTTTCTTTAATGAGCAACCGGGTCGCGGCCCACTATGCCGGAGCCGGGCATGCCGGCATCGTTGGCAACAATGCGGCCGACCTGGGGGGGCTGTGCCGGCGCAAGCCGAAGTCCAGACTGTGTCCGTTCGAACGTGTTTGCAACGACCGGTGGAAGCGCTCGTCAACCGTTGTGGTAGACAGGCCGGACGAGGGTTTCGGTCGTGACGAACTGGTCACCGCGCTTGAGCGTGGCGAGCTGGTCGCGCACTTCCAGCCCAAACTTGATCTGCGTGAAGCCAGCCTGAGCGGCGTCGAAGCCCTGGTGCGCTGGCAGCATCCGCGCCTGGGGCTAGTGGGGCCGGATCGCTTCATCGATGCGATCAAGCGGCATGGCCTGCTGCCGCAACTGACCAGCACCGTGCTGGCCCAGTCTTGCACGCAGGTACTCGCGTGGCGGCGGGCAGGCCGCAATTTGCAGGTGGCGATCAATGTCGAGTGGCCCAGCGTCGAGGATGGCAGCCTGCTGTCAGAGCTGAACCAGACCGTTGCCGCGTTCGGCCTGGTGCCGGAATGCCTGCAGGTCGAATTGTCCGAGCAGTCGCCGATCCGGGACAAGGCGGCGGCGCTGATGCAGATTCAGGCGATCCGTAAAGCCGGATACTCGGTGGCGATCGACGATTTCGGCATGGAGAACGCGTCGCTGCAACTGCTGCGCGAGCTGGAGTGCGACGTGGTCAAACTGGACCGCTCGCTGGTCCGGGGCATCGACCGGCACCCCCGCGCGGCCATGATGCTGGCCGGCCTGGTCCGGCTGGCCACGTCGCTGGGCGCCGAGATCGTCGCCGAGGGTGTGGAAACCGAGGACGAGCTCGGCTGCCTGCTCGAGAGCGGTTGCCATCAGATGCAGGGCTTCCTGTTCAGCCCGGCGCTGTCCGGCGCGGAGCTGAACCGGCGTTACTGCTGAAGGGACGCGACGATCTCGCCGAACTTGAGCAGGTTGCCGTGCGGGTCGAGGATGTACATTTCCTTCATCCCCCACGGCTGGACGACCGGCCCGCGGTGGCGCACGCCGCGGGCGACAAACTCGGCGTGCAATGCGTCGACGTCGTCGCTGCGCACGTAGCAGGAGGTGTTCTCGGCGATGTGTTTTTCGTCGCAGGGCCAGAAGTGCAGCTCGCAGCCGTCGCGCACGACGATCAGGTAGTCGGGCAGGTGCAGGTTGATGGTGAAGCCGAGCGTCTGGTAGTACGCCGCCGATTCGGCGATGTCCAGCGAGGCGAGCACCGGGACGGTGGCGGTAATGCGTCCGTTCATCATGTTCTCCAGCAAGCAGCGTGCAATCGCACGGGTTATGTAACACTGACG
This window of the Jeongeupia sp. USM3 genome carries:
- a CDS encoding response regulator transcription factor translates to MIRIIVADDHPIVLAGISREIVQYPGFELVGEASNSTELMQLLDGGVCDVLVTDYSMPGGKFGDGLPMLQLLRRRFPDLRIVVMTMLDNPALIRNMQKAGMNAILNKSDKVSHVAAAISAVHLGGDYLPLSVRHLLQAAVPDLVEQRLSKRELEVLRQCASGMAIVEIARLANRSTKTISTQKTVAMRKLGLENDHDIFQYAVSTGLISPAC
- a CDS encoding fimbrial protein, whose product is MMKKMIAGLVVGLGLAAGAQAADGTITFNGEVTAQTCTINGNGSGAKDFTVTLPTVSASALASAGEVAGRTPFTIALSACTPNSGTVHTYFEPGPTVNAATGRLIVAAGGASNVELGLLNGDYTRIQLGAADAAQNSKSTALAAGAATLAYAVQYEATGVAGAGAANSSVMYSIVYQ
- a CDS encoding fimbria/pilus periplasmic chaperone translates to MLIWGMTQAAQASVVLAGTRVVYNAAEPEATLRLSNEGKSPALVQAWIDDGNAKANPEALDVPFTIAPPVARIDPGKAQTLRISYTGEPLPQDRESVFWLNVLEIPPKAAPDEEGANKLQLAFRSRIKLFFRPAGLKGRAEEAPAQLGWRLVQAKGHPAVEVSNPTPYNVTLASFDVVSVGKKAESEESAMVRPGEKRLMPLKGNVPAGETSKVIYRFINDYGGETTGEAPLQAPQ
- a CDS encoding fimbria/pilus outer membrane usher protein, which produces MTRNARQPEPSIRRLRPVSAVILLLFAAPGSYGAVAIASAAPREVEFNESFLQRGGRSIDISRFNKGSAALPGDYRVGLYVNEVWQGQGRVSLRDIEAGSGNVQPCFDRDLLARIGVDLVKLSPEAVAWLDAGAGACLTLSELVPDAIATFDVGEQRLDISLPQAMLNKQARGYVDPKYWDDGVPAAMLRYNANVFRSESGSTSSTQSYLGVNAGLNAGPWRLRYSGNLTHNDETGTRYQNLQTYLQRSIEPIKSQLTLGDAYTDGNVFDSFGLRGAMLASDDRMYPESMRGYAPTVRGIASTNAKVQVRQNGNIIYETNVAPGAFEINDLYPTGYGGNLDVIVTEADGSVHVSTVPYAAPVNALRPGMNKYSFGIGQYRDDGIHLKPFVSQAAFQSGISNLLTVYGGAIFANSYLSGALGVALNTDYGAFGFDATLAKAGFDSLPDRDGQSFRLSYTKQFAPTNTNIALAAYRYSTSGFLSLGDAMRLRDLDDRGLAASMPGTQRGRLQATINQALGERYGSLYLSGSVQDYWNRSGTDTQYSAGYNNSYRRINYGLSANRQYDVNTGKWDNRFMLNIGIPLGSGAQVPYSMTTYQHDSRDGSNSIQESISGAIGADGALTYGLNAGRSTGNGGSNSVGANVGYAAPFASLSASASRSNSYTQTGAGLSGGIVAYPGGIAFTPNLSDTIAIVEADGAGGARVTNASGLRIDAWGHAVVSGLRPFERNDIEIDPKGLPMSVQLKSTQQAAAPTAGAVVRVRFETESGGRAVVLRAHLGDGKPLPFGAEVFDGEGHSVGVVAQASRIVAHKIGADTGELTVKWGGGQQCKLGYQLPTTLDGKAAPYYLTDSACI
- a CDS encoding fimbrial protein, whose amino-acid sequence is MQRNKRLIIMSVCITVPIKKIIVQLFVVFGLLPMGAQAACSYIVGGPAVINFQVPDMIMVPRDLPNGTTLYSSPMQDPPFQVSLTCSTGYYGVVNKAGSQSALEEVLFPIGSTGVSFRYKYYSGTGNYFLKRYGVHVYPQGESTGFGGTKHGFDLVKTGPVAADASVPGGSMASFTLSDNLDAITLSLGNSINFGSLSCTTPDPEVKLGSHVQSEFKISNVSSEVSFEISLILCPAGMNLIKYQIDAVTNVIDSGNSVVALDAASTATGLGVQLLDDSSVPFPLGVARTMGSYSTATGGSYTIPLKARYYKTAANVGPGSANSSMTFTMTYQ
- a CDS encoding hybrid sensor histidine kinase/response regulator codes for the protein MIQTLTVFANRHPLAKRLLLSKRRTLSSSVRQLRSLVWWLTAMVALWALVVCGLIARQQVRRVVEMQAIRFAQQSQATADRLGAMQRLVDHAEAEMAQLADQDAPSAGLSQPGEAVAGRYRDDRALIVSAAGTVLPERTELAALSALLAHGWYLNGGLYQSARNAYVVDLKSPGFHLLPRRRGEAQARLTDSAWHARYVSQVLGRFRPPALLRQLYADPDEPVVLPPMIDPISGKQVVSYVRLVQQRGNPLAILAIDVPTSALLPDGVLLSGFTIEAPGTGPISSTPSGPDFRRVVSARLAAVQTMAGASWIYLGGWRWGLLFQYGIGDWQMRAMVPAAAVWAQACPTLLPLLAAMLAGAVMLIGWLLWLDWRVLRPGCRQTGLVQDSETYNRGVVRIAPVGLMTVRREDGKILKANQTARELICKVDAAEIHRLIGRCQRVAPVRSGDDAPVRFEIEMSCPGGGSRFVQVGFVTSPYLGLPALLLMLSDCSEARMSEARLKQAVAEAAEANRAKSAFLATMSHEIRTPLNGMLGGIELLDMTRLDMQQRDRLEVIKRSSRSLINTINDVLDFSKIEAGQMVIRPQPCNVVDIVEGVARNFTDSALAKRIDLYCTIDPVLRSDVVLDGVRLEQVLGNLVSNAVKFTDNGKVMISVAVPDGESSWLDIKVVDTGIGIAEEDQKRLFAPFIQAEQSDTRRYGGTGLGLSICRRLLSLMGGEIRLVSEPGFGSSFRLTVPYEEVVGTANDNFPMLLRGVTVKLALSSPELQGDLARWLRWHHARVIDSSAPEGDGTILVTDARLLAGYPKAAILLGQGATGPPKAKARYVSWLSRGAIVDAVLQIAGRAPQREERPAAPLHQLARRQRRILLVEDHQVNQIVMRGQLESLGQVVDVVGDGIAALEQIHQADYDLVITDIQMPKMDGYTLARALRAQGIGLPIVAISANAYRDEREQASSAGVDQFLTKPVQISALRTLLDTLLPSAPAAPPAPKAAGRLSADVLVRTLEGDLVVLQEAWANGDATQLRQRAHALAGALAVIGYDVEGEHCRALEKALATTSLADVEPAWQELQAMLEDVLALLQVEAADSAA
- a CDS encoding response regulator transcription factor; protein product: MNFKVAVIDDHPLIVHGVCQALADMTGVEVCSVVGNSSVLAGLIERERPELLICDFYMPGGALGDGLSLIAWLQAHHPALKLVILTMMSNPPLLEGILNSGVHGLLLKTGGDGEIRSAVQAVAAGGRYVGEGVWQLLQAARLSTGDSPADILSARELEVLRLCVSGLTVSEIAALLHRSVKTISHQKISAQQKLGIANPRELYEYALHHGILNRQ
- a CDS encoding EAL domain-containing protein, yielding MPCIEWIGVGKNVPVATPPGRAFRKRTMNLSLMSNRVAAHYAGAGHAGIVGNNAADLGGLCRRKPKSRLCPFERVCNDRWKRSSTVVVDRPDEGFGRDELVTALERGELVAHFQPKLDLREASLSGVEALVRWQHPRLGLVGPDRFIDAIKRHGLLPQLTSTVLAQSCTQVLAWRRAGRNLQVAINVEWPSVEDGSLLSELNQTVAAFGLVPECLQVELSEQSPIRDKAAALMQIQAIRKAGYSVAIDDFGMENASLQLLRELECDVVKLDRSLVRGIDRHPRAAMMLAGLVRLATSLGAEIVAEGVETEDELGCLLESGCHQMQGFLFSPALSGAELNRRYC
- a CDS encoding VOC family protein, coding for MNGRITATVPVLASLDIAESAAYYQTLGFTINLHLPDYLIVVRDGCELHFWPCDEKHIAENTSCYVRSDDVDALHAEFVARGVRHRGPVVQPWGMKEMYILDPHGNLLKFGEIVASLQQ